In Meleagris gallopavo isolate NT-WF06-2002-E0010 breed Aviagen turkey brand Nicholas breeding stock chromosome 15, Turkey_5.1, whole genome shotgun sequence, one DNA window encodes the following:
- the LOC104913253 gene encoding E3 ubiquitin-protein ligase TRIM17-like, with amino-acid sequence MEAEGPTSQLPLFSFKEVCLFAALSSSCCTGDPPRGPGSPGSAGWRAVSPMERCALAGGVSSSQSPPSQLTTTALLSARPSRCCIVRFADAMAEPRVLKELQEELTCSVCLDVYRNPMSLSCGHSFCEECIQGVLRSQRCPQGLFSCPLCNAQEALSTKLQPNIQLRSVVQKFLDTREQSATLEEEPKREVECEEKGKSSDLHDEEIMCDFCLEKPQPAVKTCMNCETSLCQAHLGKHSTKTFLTSHVLVEPCDAHVLAERRCSQHGKLLECYCVTDSVCVCMMCCATSSHRSHEIISVEEAFGQAQSDFPKTVQTLKKHEAAVNKSLENLLSHQEKIKALERLHRNHLENSFNVICEQLDRSKTEILGAINDIEEQQLSQIEPWIKEHKEMKDAASCSVQELEALRDQKDPVLFLKGLSAIQARKMEQVPNKDAAELAELLSIMDGSMKKIIQEHFQPYAHFILDAKPSMESSLTHEHLTFKSCQVRGLHADDKVLRVVTPPYPFPVQVEMPFWVYSTRCFSNGQHFWEVITSDSWCWKVGVTDNNFQCYLETSQRRLSVFLDKRQIKVQLLNTVVRMVRVQLDCERKTVSFFDASGKDYSSSSKSCVPIATVLIPARAPVHAIFSISHGSLSLT; translated from the exons ATGGAAGCCGAGGGCCCCACTTCTCAGCTGCCGCTCTTCTCGTTTAAGGAGGTCTGCCTATTTGCTGCactcagctccagctgctgcactggGGATCCTCCTAGGGGGCCGGGCAGCCCCGGCAGTGCAGGATGGAGAGCTGTAAGCCCGATGGAGCGCTGCGCCCTTGCGGGAGGTGTCAGCAGTTCCCAGTCCCCGCCCAGCCAGCTCACTACCACAGCTCTTCTTTCGGCCCGCCCTTCGCGCTGTTGCATCGTGCGTTTTGCAGACGCCATGGCAGAGCCGCGGGTGCTGAAGGAGTTACAGGAGGAGCTGACCTGCTCCGTCTGCCTGGACGTTTACAGGAACCCTATGTCCCTCAGCTGTGGCCACAGCTTCTGCGAGGAGTGCATCCAGGGGGTGCTTCGCAGTCAGCGCTGCCCGCAGGGCCTCTTCAGCTGCCCGCTGTGCAACGCCCAGGAAGCCCTTTCTACGAAGCTGCAGCCCAACATCCAGCTCCGCAGCGTAGTGCAGAAGTTTTTGGACACCAGAGAGCAAAGTGCCACTCTTGAAGAGGAGCCAAAACGTGAAGTGGAATgtgaagagaagggaaaaagttCAGACTTGCATGATGAGGAGATCATGTGTGATTTCTGCCTTGAGAAGCCTCAGCCAGCAGTGAAGACGTGCATGAACTGCGAGACCTCCCTGTGCCAGGCCCACCTGGGCAAGCACAGCACAAAGACTTTCCTGACAAGCCACGTCCTGGTGGAACCCTGTGATGCTCATGTTTTGGCGGAAAGGAGATGCTCCCAGCATGGCAAGCTGCTGGAATGCTACTGTGTGACGGACTCGGTCTGTGTCTGCATGATGTGCTGTGCCACCAGCTCCCATAGGAGCCATGAAATCATCAGTGTGGAAGAGGCTTTTGGCCAAGCACAG AGTGATTTTCCTAAAACTgtgcaaacactgaaaaaacatGAAGCTGCAGTGAATAAAAGCTTGGAAAATCTGCTGTCACACCAGGAAAAGATAAAG GCATTGGAAAGATTGCACAGGAATCATCTGGAGAACTCCTTCAATGTGATTTGTGAGCAGCTGGATAGAAGCAAAACAGAGATCCTGGGAGCCATCAATGACATTGAGGAGCAACAGCTTTCTCAGATTGAGCCATGGATAAAAGAACACAAAGAGATGAAGGACGCTGCCAGCTGCAGTGTGCAGGAGTTGGAGGCTCTGAGGGATCAGAAGGATCCAGTACTCTTCCTTAAG GGTTTGTCAGCAATACAAGCCAG GAAGATGGAACAAGTTCCTAATAAAGATGCTGCAGaactggcagagctgctcagtaTTATGGATGGATCAATGAAAAAGATTATTCAAGAGCATTTTCAGCCTTATGCCCACTTTATCTTGGATGCGAAGCCCTCAATGGAATCATCATTAA cTCATGAACATCTGACTTTCAAATCATGTCAAGTACGTGGACTACATGCAGATGACAAGGTGCTCAGAGTAGTCACACCACCTTACCCATTTCCTGTGCAAGTCGAAATGCCGTTCTGGGTGTACAGCACCAGGTGCTTCTCGAATGGCCAGCACTTCTGGGAGGTGATCACCAGTGACTCATGGTGCTGGAAAGTGGGTGTCACTGATAACAATTTTCAATGCTACCTGGAAACGTCTCAGCGTCGTCTCAGTGTGTTCCTAGATAAAAGACAGATTAAAGTCCAATTACTTAATACAGTCGTCAGAATGGTCAGGGTACAACTAGACTGCGAAAGAAAGACAGTGTCATTTTTTGATGCGTCTGGCAAGGATTATTCAAGCTCTTCTAAGAGCTGTGTGCCCATAGCTACAGTACTCATCCCTGCAAGAGCTCCTGTCCATGCTATCTTCAGCATTTCTCATGGCTCCCTTTCACTCACATAG